The following DNA comes from Diorhabda sublineata isolate icDioSubl1.1 unplaced genomic scaffold, icDioSubl1.1 Dsub_178, whole genome shotgun sequence.
TCTAAGGGAGTCTCTGATTTAATATAAGATCTACTTAATGCATCTGCGACATACATCTTAGGACTAGGTAAATATCTTGGGTCTAAAAGTTTTTCAATCGCCGAAACAGcttgtacatttttttagaaGGTTGCACTTTATATTGCAGCTTatcaaagttaaattttatatattttaaagatcatttctaatattttttaaatttaattacagaTTAAATTGCTTTTCCTTCCAGCTTAGCTAAAATTTCGTCACACCTAGGAATAATATAATGCTCTcgacaaatatatttgttatatcaGTTGGAAACTCAACTTtagaaattatacttttttgttCAAGATTATCTAACgttgattttagtttttcattaaagGCCAATGGTACCTTCTTTGTGTTTGTATAATCTAATTTCCACATAATCTGAAATTCATCCGAAGCcctcaaaaatgtttttaaaatttttatttactccaTTTCTTGTTTTTGGCAGTATTATCATCATCTTGGTTTGAACTATACTCCCTCTAGATATCAtgttaaaatgtaaacaatCACCTAACTCCAGTGAAGGCCCTGACTCTAaatcaactataaaaaattcaacatttttaaattgacttttataaaaacactcaatttcaaaaggaaattattgtcatgttgaaataattttagatttatcAACATGTagatcattaaaatatttcaaaggtacAACGCTAGATTCAGCTCCTGTTTCAAGCTTAAACataatgtcaattgtcaatattgTTAACAATAATAGGTTCATACCAgctattctttttaatatttggcttatgctcattaataaaaatagaattctcAATACCTGCATTGTCCCTACTTATAATGTCTGAATTCTGAATTTATATTGCCCAAAACATGTACTTCTGATGTTAGTTTCTTAACCTCAGCTTCATCTTGTTCATTTGACCGATATTCTTCCTGCCTCCCGTTTTCTGGCTATTTGGAATTAGAATAATTACCTCGTTCTTACCACTTGTTTTGGTGCTGTTTGTCCTTGAAAAAACAAACCTTAGTAAAATGGCCTTTACGTTGACAAATTGCACAAGTTTGATTATAAGAGGGGCATTGTCTAGGtcagtgattcccaaagtggtccataTCGACCCCCAGGGGTCGATGAAGTCCTGCAAGGGATCTATGtaggcaaaaaaataaattgggggtccatgaaataaaaatggGGGTCAATAGAtagaagttttcaaaattacaaaattttaatataatttttatataataatataattttatattagttattaatatattttatgttgtaTTCGTTACATCAAAGGAAAACAAATACGTTAGCAAACGAATGTATATCGAAGCAAAAATCACTCTCTAATCTAAGCTAATGAAAAGAATCAcgatttgtaaatattaaacatccgttgttgttgaaatttgattaagcagaattgtttttaagaaagaaataaaagagcAATGACGACACGCTCCGTTTTTATGTATGTGCAAGCATATTCTTTGTGAGGGCTTCGGTCCACTAATAGTCCGAGAGCCAGCTGTCGAAAATCGAGACGATTATTTAAAGCATGAGATTTACAGGGTAGATAGATAATGATGAATGAAATTAACTGAATTCCGATCATCTGatctatttcaaatttctaaaagagtacaaaataattgcatataattaatttttcctataatttcaataaaattattaattaattacgaATTAAGGGTTGTTTTCTTTAACTAGccgtataattaataaatattttcttgttcagaattaaataatctacaaatctatGATAGTACGGTGCTTTAATTCCGATtataactagtaaaaaattcaacatttgttcTCGTATCACTATTGCGCGGCTAATTAAGGGTAATTTGCCCTATGTTTCCGTAGGCTTTcttgagataatttaatattttcttgttcagaattaaataatctacaaatctatGATAGTACGGTGCTTTAATTCCGATtataactagtaaaaaattcaacatttgttcTCGTATCACTATTGCGCGGCTAATTAAGGGTAATTTGCCCTATGTTTCCGTAGGCTTGCctgagataatttaatattttcttgttcagaattaaataatctacaaatctatGATAGTACGGTGCTTTAATTCCGATtataactagtaaaaaattcaacatttgttcTCGTATCACTATTGCGCGGCTAATTAAGGGTAATTTGCCCTATGTTTCCGTAGGCTCGCctgagataatttaatattttcttgttcagaaataatatatttttttgtattctatataTTCTGATCTTTAAATCTGAGTCAAATTTAAAACGAAATACCACTGCCACTAccactataaataaattaccgGAAATAACCCGTTTTAGGGGCAATTCCGTGGATGGACATTAGGCAAGCTATGATTTTTGGAATCCTCATATCATTATCTATCTACCCTGTAAATCTCATGCTTTAAATAATCGTCTCGATTTTCGACAGCTGGCTCTCGGACCATAAAGGTTCAATCAAAAACAGTGTTAATTTTGCTGTGATTGACATCAGTTGAATAATAGCACTGTGCACTTTGTGTTTTACTTTGTTATCCTCAACGAAAGGAATACTAATTTGATTCGAAGTTTCGAAGAAAAGTAAGTACCtcttacattattttttataaaacattaattttgttcttgttgttagaactgaagaaaaatttaaaataaataaattaaatttttaattattgttttatgttatatatatagcTTTGTTGTCCACAGATAACCTATACTAAGCATGTcccaatcaaaaaagaaatgtaGACAGTACAATGTTGATTATCTGAAGTTTGGCTTTATTCCATCATTGTCGAATAAACAACTGCCATTGTGCCTTATATGCAACAAAGTATTTAGCAATGACGCCATGAAGCCATCTAAGCTGGAAGATCATTTAAGAAGATGTCATCCAGATAAATTAgataaagatttgaaatattttcaaactctcAAAGAGAATCTTCAGAAGAGACCCACGCTGGACAAAATGTTCACTTTGACGTCACAAAGAAATGATGATGGTTTTCGAGCGTCTTATAATATCTCGCTACTTATAGCAAAATCCGGAAAACCGCATACCATTGGAGAGCAGTTAATTTTGCCAGCCGTTGAAGAGGTTATAAAGACTGTTTTACACAAACCTGCGTTTGATATCATAAAGAAAATACCCTTAAGCAACAATTCTGTTCAAAGACGCATTGATGAAATGAGTGATGATATTGAAAACTTCCTATGTAAATATTTGCAAACGACCCATTTCTCTATACAACTGGACGAGTCAACTTTACCTGGAAATGAAGCATTATTACTAGCATATGTTCGCTTTATTATGGATCAAAATATCCACGAAGAATTGCTATTTGCGAGAACTTTGGCAACGGACACTAAAGGCGaatcaatttttcatgttttgagggattactttattgaaaaagaaattcctctatcaaatataatatcTGTAGCTACCGATGGAGCACCTGCCATGGTTGGTCGATATCGTGGATTTATAAGCTTTTTAAAAGAAAGCGTACCCGGGGTATTAGCAGTACATTGCGTCATCCATAGACAACACCTAGTTgctaaaaatttgaatgaaagatTGCATGAATCTCTGCAATTTGTCATTGACGCAGTAAACCGAATCCGCAGCAATGCGTTGAATACGCGATTATTTGCGCAGTTGTGTGAAGATAACGACGAGAACTTCCACCAATTACTTCTTCACACTAATGTGCGTTGGCTGTCGAAAGGTTTATGCTTGGTAagattttttgcactttttgaaaCTGTTCTAGAGTTTCTCGATGGtagatatgaaaatttaaaagaaagtttattaaaaagaaaaacggaCATCGCGTATTTGACCGATTTATTTGCTAAATTTAATACGATGAATTTGCAGTTGCAAGGTGAcagtttaaatttgattaagaCAAAGTCGGTCATTTCAGCGTTTCTTGTCAGaattaaaatgatgaagcaAAACATTGGACGGAgcgaattttcacaatttcccaATTTATCCCAAGTAAACTGCCAAGAAGACGATGTTCCAGTCTATGTGCATCATTTGAATGCACTCTACTCAGATTTTGAAACGAGATTCGAAGATATTTTGACGCTAGTAATACCACAATGGATTATTAATCCTTATGGTGATATTGAGGAGGCGGATATCTCATTACAAGAAGAATTAATTGGAATAAGTACAAACGAAGAACTTAAGGTAGAGTTCAGAAAGGgttatcaataattttggcTTCAGAAAGACATACCTGCTACATATCCCGGAGTGTGGAATATCACGAGAAAGTTTTTAATTGCCTTTCCGTTTTCATATTTCGTAGAAAGAGGTTTCAGTGCAGTTACTaatcttattacaaaaaaaagaaacaaactgGACATAGTAAACCGAGGAGATTTGAGATTAAATGTTACTAAATTGAAGCCAAATgttgataatttgttattaaagcATCAAGTTCATCCCTCGcattgaatgaattaatttctttttttttacaacacattttgtttaaaatttaattaataaattagttaatgtataaaaatgtgtttttttttcttttacactATAGGAActacttatttattaatttttttaaagaacagGTGGGGGtctaataaaaaccataaaatatgGCAAGGGGTCtacgaaacaaaaaagtttgggaacctCTGGTCTAGGTTGATGACTGAAAACACATCTTTCACATTTGCGTAAAAACTTAAGAGCATCAGCTTCTTGTGTTTATTCTGTACCACTTTTTAATAACTCAACATGTTTCATTGTAACTTCAATACTCC
Coding sequences within:
- the LOC130452107 gene encoding SCAN domain-containing protein 3-like codes for the protein MSQSKKKCRQYNVDYLKFGFIPSLSNKQLPLCLICNKVFSNDAMKPSKLEDHLRRCHPDKLDKDLKYFQTLKENLQKRPTLDKMFTLTSQRNDDGFRASYNISLLIAKSGKPHTIGEQLILPAVEEVIKTVLHKPAFDIIKKIPLSNNSVQRRIDEMSDDIENFLCKYLQTTHFSIQLDESTLPGNEALLLAYVRFIMDQNIHEELLFARTLATDTKGESIFHVLRDYFIEKEIPLSNIISVATDGAPAMVGRYRGFISFLKESVPGVLAVHCVIHRQHLVAKNLNERLHESLQFVIDAVNRIRSNALNTRLFAQLCEDNDENFHQLLLHTNVRWLSKGLCLVRFFALFETVLEFLDGRYENLKESLLKRKTDIAYLTDLFAKFNTMNLQLQGDSLNLIKTKSVISAFLVRIKMMKQNIGRSEFSQFPNLSQVNCQEDDVPVYVHHLNALYSDFETRFEDILTLVIPQWIINPYGDIEEADISLQEELIGISTNEELKVEFRKGYQ